From Candidatus Pedobacter colombiensis, one genomic window encodes:
- a CDS encoding carboxypeptidase-like regulatory domain-containing protein: MIKKILLSGLVSLLTLYNLSAQVTTTVIKGIIMDENGKTLPGVSISALNHVNRTKYPSLTDHNGVFYLPNVKHGTPYTITMSYIGYEKYVLKDVTLVPGQQLNLKIRMVPETSFNIITTAGEDYPILKLGTDTNFVYSNGGMTLRLLSDDTYNLKVIGVGTVGIGSCINEGNYKIKGDSLFLQTVQYFQRPVTVVIDTFKQNKAVTLLSVKNKKVLKRERLHFNKDKAFIEGLPMGVPDTFNIKKAYNDRAAYPFHCFLHINYGDTVGPNKNYTYYLPFSERKKIDIKFYQSSIKIKEIYTFAFKIESDRIVFNNKNVSSDSIVMMLKNFNGH, encoded by the coding sequence ATGATCAAAAAAATTCTATTATCGGGTTTAGTTAGCTTGTTAACTCTATATAATTTAAGTGCGCAAGTAACTACTACAGTTATTAAAGGGATTATTATGGATGAAAACGGCAAAACTCTTCCTGGTGTATCAATTTCTGCATTAAACCATGTAAACAGAACTAAATACCCTTCATTGACTGATCATAATGGGGTTTTCTATTTGCCAAATGTTAAACATGGTACTCCTTATACTATAACTATGTCATATATCGGATACGAAAAATACGTGCTGAAAGATGTAACTTTAGTTCCAGGCCAGCAACTTAATTTAAAAATTAGAATGGTGCCTGAAACATCTTTTAATATTATAACTACTGCTGGCGAAGATTATCCAATTCTGAAACTAGGTACTGATACAAATTTTGTATATAGCAATGGAGGAATGACCCTTAGATTGTTATCTGATGATACCTATAACTTAAAGGTTATCGGAGTTGGAACAGTTGGAATTGGCTCATGTATAAATGAAGGGAATTATAAAATAAAAGGTGACAGTCTATTCCTTCAAACAGTTCAATATTTTCAAAGGCCGGTGACTGTGGTCATAGATACTTTTAAGCAAAATAAGGCAGTGACTTTATTAAGTGTAAAAAATAAGAAAGTATTAAAAAGAGAAAGACTTCATTTCAATAAAGACAAGGCTTTTATTGAGGGGTTACCTATGGGGGTACCCGATACATTTAATATAAAAAAAGCTTATAATGATAGGGCGGCATATCCTTTTCATTGTTTTCTGCACATTAATTATGGAGATACAGTAGGACCTAATAAAAACTACACCTACTATTTGCCATTTTCAGAAAGAAAAAAAATAGATATCAAATTTTACCAATCTTCCATTAAAATTAAAGAAATCTACACTTTTGCTTTTAAAATAGAAAGTGATCGAATTGTATTTAACAATAAAAATGTCTCCTCTGATTCTATAGTGATGATGCTTAAGAACTTTAATGGACATTAG
- a CDS encoding putative DNA binding domain-containing protein gives MDQKRLKKLLNGKEGIQLEFKTASTDQLPKNLFESICGMLNREGGDIFLGVDDNGTILGINEAHIDQLTKDLVNLSNNPSKLDPPFILHPQIQEIDGKIVLHITVPESSEVHKSVGIVYDRSHEGDFKVTQLPKIAALYNRKRNYYSESIVYPGITMEDFKPELFDIARNLIRANNANHPWVNLDNEQLLKIAGLYGKDNTTNQQGYNLAAILLFGTDQAILNTLSYYKIDALVRRQDLYRYDDRLYIQTNLIEAYDQLSSFTEKHLPDKFFLQGDQRISLRSHIFREIIANLIIHREYLDASPSTFIIYKDRVEVSNANNPHGNGLLLPDNFAPFPKNPLIAKFFIQLGRVDELGSGVINVYRYLKDYSPGREPQFIEDKLFRTVIPVGGITTAPTEVMPEPNDEAINEAINEAINEAINTQVKERLTREVKYIYQQGRVTLSMLITMFELTRTTAQRDIRLLKKADIVKFTGSNKSGKYILTDKGSELFSKFKA, from the coding sequence ATGGATCAGAAACGCTTAAAAAAGTTATTGAACGGTAAAGAAGGCATACAACTCGAATTCAAAACTGCCTCAACAGATCAATTACCCAAGAACCTTTTTGAAAGTATCTGCGGTATGCTCAACAGAGAAGGTGGAGACATTTTTCTAGGAGTAGATGACAACGGTACCATACTGGGGATCAACGAGGCACATATCGACCAGCTGACTAAAGACCTGGTCAACCTATCCAACAACCCAAGTAAACTAGACCCGCCATTTATCCTTCATCCACAAATCCAGGAAATAGATGGCAAAATAGTCCTACACATCACCGTTCCGGAAAGCTCCGAAGTCCATAAATCAGTTGGAATCGTCTATGACAGAAGTCATGAAGGGGATTTCAAAGTAACCCAACTTCCAAAGATCGCTGCACTTTATAATCGCAAACGCAACTATTACTCAGAATCCATCGTTTATCCCGGGATTACCATGGAAGACTTCAAACCCGAACTGTTTGACATCGCCCGCAATCTGATCAGAGCCAACAATGCCAACCACCCCTGGGTAAACCTAGACAACGAACAATTGCTAAAAATAGCAGGACTATACGGAAAAGACAACACCACCAATCAACAAGGGTATAACCTAGCCGCCATCCTACTCTTTGGAACCGATCAAGCTATACTCAACACCTTATCCTATTACAAAATCGATGCCCTTGTTCGCCGTCAAGATCTATACCGCTATGACGACCGGCTCTATATCCAAACCAACCTCATCGAAGCCTACGACCAGCTAAGCTCATTCACAGAAAAGCATCTACCTGATAAATTCTTTTTACAAGGTGACCAGCGTATCAGCCTAAGATCCCACATTTTCAGAGAAATCATCGCCAACCTCATCATACACCGTGAATACCTGGATGCAAGCCCATCCACCTTTATCATTTATAAAGACCGAGTAGAGGTAAGTAACGCCAATAACCCGCATGGCAACGGCCTGTTACTCCCCGATAATTTCGCTCCATTCCCTAAAAATCCACTCATCGCCAAGTTCTTCATCCAACTTGGCAGAGTAGATGAACTCGGCTCAGGAGTCATCAACGTTTACCGCTATCTCAAAGATTATAGCCCAGGAAGAGAGCCACAATTCATAGAAGATAAACTATTCCGAACTGTCATCCCAGTAGGAGGAATTACAACAGCTCCAACTGAAGTTATGCCAGAACCTAATGATGAAGCTATAAATGAAGCTATAAATGAAGCTATAAATGAAGCTATAAATACACAAGTAAAAGAAAGACTTACTAGAGAAGTTAAATACATATATCAACAAGGAAGAGTAACTCTAAGCATGTTAATAACGATGTTCGAACTAACAAGAACCACAGCACAACGAGATATAAGACTATTAAAGAAAGCAGACATCGTTAAATTCACTGGATCAAATAAAAGTGGGAAATACATACTCACTGATAAAGGATCTGAACTATTTAGCAAATTTAAAGCTTAA
- a CDS encoding GNAT family N-acetyltransferase gives MNPHIVETWLKGWSLARGLPAPVRQNGILFVNVGWPQQAMRYVFPRLTDKLKYLAERIVDPWVFLKICAKPETVKELLPSHWVIRAPAFMMTCYDKMTLSKTELPKGYVIDINKNTPIAIVRVLTSDHMEAAIGRVVIVDHFAIYDRIETHPDHRRNGLGSIVMKTLEALAINRGARKGILVATAEGRALYEKLGWSMYTPYTTAVIPGIMAERTCHMPQK, from the coding sequence GTGAACCCCCATATTGTAGAAACATGGCTTAAAGGATGGTCATTGGCACGGGGACTACCCGCCCCGGTCAGGCAAAATGGAATACTATTCGTAAACGTTGGTTGGCCTCAACAAGCAATGCGGTATGTTTTTCCCAGACTAACAGATAAATTAAAATACTTGGCAGAGCGCATTGTTGATCCTTGGGTTTTCCTCAAGATCTGTGCTAAACCGGAAACGGTGAAGGAATTATTGCCTTCACATTGGGTTATTCGGGCTCCTGCTTTTATGATGACATGTTATGATAAGATGACCTTATCCAAAACAGAATTACCAAAAGGATACGTCATTGATATAAATAAAAATACACCTATTGCAATTGTTAGAGTACTCACGTCCGATCATATGGAAGCAGCAATTGGCCGAGTGGTGATTGTTGATCACTTCGCCATCTATGACAGAATTGAAACACATCCCGATCATCGTCGAAATGGGCTTGGAAGTATCGTTATGAAAACGCTTGAAGCATTGGCGATAAATCGCGGAGCAAGGAAAGGAATACTTGTAGCAACAGCAGAAGGTAGGGCATTATATGAAAAACTTGGATGGAGTATGTATACTCCATATACTACGGCTGTAATTCCTGGAATAATGGCTGAGAGAACTTGTCACATGCCTCAAAAATAA
- a CDS encoding DUF885 domain-containing protein translates to MMNKLILLFASVLFISGGCKDKKAEILKNSKDIAILFDAYWEKNSKFFPLDATSQGDNRYNDQLPNDGTQAFRDSLKNFYQDYLTKIERFNPADLNNNDKISYDIFKYDLQVKLEGLKWNTWMMPINQFSSLPLTIGQLGSGEAFQPFKTVKDYENWLGRIKGFSIWVDTAIANFRYGMAAGVVLPKPLVEKMIPQMTAMIVTNPEKSLFYDPLRKMPNDFSAADKARITIQYKQAILDEIVPAYAKLGTFFKDEYLSKARTTDGISAIPDGKDIYKYDVKYWTTTDKTPEEIYQTGLTEVKRIRNEMDSVKNKVGFKGSLTEFFTYLKTDPKFTPYKSPKEVLAAFNAIYDKIKPQLTKLYGKVPKTPFEIRQTEAFRAASASAEYMPGSPDGSRPGIFYIPILDASKFNITSGMESLFLHEAIPGHHYQISLQQENKDLPKFRRFAWYGAMGEGYALYSESLGKELGLYTDPYQYMGALGDEMHRAVRLVVDVAIHTRNMSREEAIKYMMSNEAISEDAATAEIERYMALPAQALSYKIGALKIRALRSKYQKELGAKFKIVDFHDEILKDGLMPLSVLEQKMDAWAQHVKEEK, encoded by the coding sequence ATGATGAATAAATTAATTCTTCTATTCGCCTCGGTTCTGTTCATATCAGGAGGCTGCAAAGATAAAAAAGCAGAAATACTGAAAAATTCAAAAGATATTGCTATACTCTTTGATGCTTATTGGGAAAAAAATTCTAAGTTTTTTCCTTTAGATGCAACCTCGCAGGGAGACAATCGCTATAATGATCAATTACCTAATGATGGTACTCAGGCCTTTCGTGATAGTCTGAAGAATTTTTATCAGGATTATTTAACTAAAATTGAACGATTTAATCCAGCAGATCTCAACAATAATGATAAGATTAGTTATGATATTTTTAAGTATGACCTTCAGGTTAAACTGGAGGGCTTGAAATGGAATACCTGGATGATGCCAATAAACCAGTTCAGTTCACTGCCTTTAACTATTGGTCAGCTGGGTTCTGGTGAAGCATTTCAGCCTTTCAAAACAGTTAAAGATTATGAGAATTGGTTGGGTCGTATTAAAGGGTTTAGTATCTGGGTAGACACTGCAATTGCCAATTTCAGATATGGAATGGCTGCAGGGGTGGTGTTACCTAAACCATTGGTAGAGAAAATGATTCCTCAGATGACGGCAATGATCGTTACTAATCCTGAAAAGAGTTTGTTTTATGACCCGCTGAGAAAGATGCCTAATGATTTTTCAGCAGCCGATAAAGCAAGAATAACAATACAGTATAAACAAGCGATTTTGGATGAAATTGTCCCGGCATATGCTAAACTTGGCACTTTTTTTAAAGACGAATACTTGTCAAAAGCCAGGACCACAGATGGTATTTCCGCAATTCCTGATGGTAAGGATATTTATAAATATGATGTGAAATATTGGACAACGACTGATAAAACTCCTGAAGAAATTTATCAGACAGGATTAACTGAAGTTAAACGCATCCGGAATGAAATGGATAGTGTAAAGAATAAGGTTGGTTTTAAGGGTAGTCTTACTGAGTTTTTTACGTATTTGAAGACAGATCCAAAGTTTACACCTTATAAGTCGCCAAAAGAAGTGCTGGCTGCTTTTAATGCCATTTATGATAAAATAAAACCTCAGTTGACAAAGTTATATGGCAAGGTTCCTAAAACACCGTTTGAGATCAGGCAGACTGAAGCTTTTAGAGCTGCCTCAGCAAGTGCGGAGTATATGCCTGGGTCGCCAGATGGATCAAGGCCCGGTATATTTTATATTCCTATATTAGATGCTTCAAAATTTAATATTACCTCAGGGATGGAGTCGCTATTCCTACATGAGGCTATTCCAGGACATCATTATCAGATTTCTTTACAGCAGGAAAATAAAGATTTACCTAAGTTTAGGCGCTTTGCCTGGTATGGAGCAATGGGAGAGGGCTATGCCTTATATTCCGAATCGTTAGGTAAAGAACTGGGTCTTTATACAGATCCTTACCAATACATGGGGGCTCTAGGCGACGAAATGCACCGGGCAGTACGTTTAGTCGTTGACGTGGCGATTCATACAAGAAATATGAGTCGTGAGGAGGCCATTAAGTATATGATGAGCAATGAAGCAATTAGTGAAGATGCTGCTACCGCAGAGATTGAACGTTATATGGCCCTTCCTGCACAAGCTTTATCTTATAAAATTGGGGCCTTAAAAATCAGAGCACTGCGTTCAAAATACCAAAAGGAACTTGGAGCTAAATTTAAAATTGTAGATTTTCATGATGAAATTTTAAAGGATGGACTAATGCCACTTAGTGTACTGGAACAGAAAATGGATGCCTGGGCGCAACATGTGAAGGAAGAAAAATAA
- a CDS encoding aldo/keto reductase: protein MKKRKLGNTDIEIAPLIFGGNVFGWTADENKSFRLLDLFFENGFNCVDTADGYSYWVPGNKGGESETIIGNWLRKTGKRKDMIIATKVGWEMGPEKRGLSKKYILTEVETSLKRLQTDYIDLYQSHIDDLNAPIDETLEAYEQLIKEGKVRSIGASNFSANRLEESLLISKQRNLPEYKTFQPKYNLYDREFEAEYSEVVKKYNLSVITYASLGSGFLSGKYQSEKDFSKSPRGGGMAKYLNEKGFAILKSLKDLTAKYNCSHASVALAWLIQNPLVTAPIVSATSESQLNELMKSTKINLSKEDIELLNKAGTSE from the coding sequence ATGAAAAAGCGGAAACTTGGAAATACTGACATTGAAATTGCTCCATTGATTTTTGGCGGCAATGTTTTTGGATGGACAGCAGATGAAAATAAATCTTTCAGACTTCTCGATTTATTTTTTGAAAACGGGTTTAACTGTGTGGATACAGCCGATGGATATTCTTATTGGGTACCTGGAAACAAAGGCGGTGAATCAGAAACAATCATTGGCAACTGGCTGCGGAAAACCGGCAAACGAAAAGACATGATCATTGCGACAAAAGTAGGTTGGGAGATGGGGCCGGAGAAAAGGGGATTATCCAAAAAATATATTTTAACCGAAGTGGAAACATCTTTAAAAAGGTTGCAAACAGATTATATCGATCTTTATCAATCGCATATAGATGATTTGAATGCGCCAATTGACGAAACATTGGAAGCTTATGAGCAATTGATAAAAGAAGGGAAAGTGAGGTCCATTGGTGCATCCAATTTTTCAGCAAATCGGTTAGAAGAATCATTGTTGATAAGCAAACAAAGAAATTTACCTGAGTACAAAACTTTTCAGCCAAAATATAATTTATACGACAGGGAATTTGAAGCTGAATATTCAGAAGTTGTAAAGAAATACAATTTGTCTGTGATTACTTACGCTTCTCTTGGCAGCGGCTTCCTTTCAGGAAAATACCAATCAGAAAAAGATTTTTCTAAAAGCCCCCGTGGAGGTGGAATGGCAAAATATCTGAATGAAAAAGGATTTGCTATTTTAAAAAGCTTAAAGGATTTAACTGCAAAATATAATTGTTCACACGCAAGTGTTGCTTTGGCATGGCTGATCCAAAACCCTTTGGTGACAGCGCCGATAGTAAGTGCTACCAGCGAATCCCAGCTTAATGAATTAATGAAATCAACAAAAATAAATTTGAGTAAAGAAGATATTGAATTACTGAATAAAGCAGGTACAAGTGAATAG
- a CDS encoding sulfurtransferase, whose translation MKLSSIIQPEELVLLDKNDFILFDVSAGSKPRYDEQHLNGAFYLDLNTDLADIKDFAIGGRHPLPTFEHFAQLLGKYGVTKNTHVIVYDDKNGSNAAARFWWMLKSIGHEKVQVLNGGYAAAIKTGFAVNAEVPSAKPTPPYQITEWQLPLAEIDEVEVATNSDNYAIIDVRDANRFAGLTEPIDLIAGHIPGAINIPFTENLDANGAFLAPEILKEKYSKALADYKFENVIVHCGSGVTACHTLLAIDYAGLKIPKLYVGSWSEWSRNNKKMILA comes from the coding sequence ATGAAACTATCATCCATTATACAACCTGAGGAATTGGTTTTACTAGATAAAAACGATTTCATTCTTTTTGATGTCAGTGCTGGATCAAAACCCAGATATGATGAACAACACTTAAATGGGGCCTTTTATTTGGATTTAAATACTGATCTGGCTGATATTAAAGATTTCGCTATTGGTGGCAGACATCCGCTACCAACTTTTGAGCATTTTGCTCAGCTTTTAGGGAAATACGGAGTTACAAAAAATACGCATGTAATTGTTTATGACGATAAAAACGGATCTAATGCTGCAGCAAGATTCTGGTGGATGTTAAAGTCAATAGGTCACGAAAAAGTTCAGGTTTTGAATGGTGGTTATGCTGCTGCAATTAAAACCGGCTTTGCTGTAAATGCTGAGGTTCCGTCAGCGAAACCAACACCGCCCTATCAAATTACAGAATGGCAATTGCCATTGGCAGAAATAGATGAAGTGGAGGTTGCTACCAACAGTGATAATTATGCAATTATTGATGTTCGTGATGCAAATCGATTTGCTGGTTTAACCGAACCTATAGATTTAATTGCCGGTCACATACCTGGCGCTATAAATATTCCTTTTACTGAGAATCTGGATGCTAATGGGGCTTTTTTAGCTCCTGAAATTCTAAAAGAAAAATATTCAAAAGCGCTAGCTGATTATAAATTTGAAAATGTGATAGTACATTGTGGTTCTGGTGTAACCGCTTGTCATACGCTCTTAGCAATAGACTATGCAGGTTTAAAGATACCAAAATTGTATGTAGGTAGTTGGAGCGAGTGGAGCAGGAATAACAAGAAAATGATTTTGGCTTAG
- a CDS encoding NAD(P)-dependent oxidoreductase produces the protein MKILVTGSSGKLGSVTVKLLRDFGHKVIGADIADSETRHVITDVKNRSQVFEITQGVDAVIHTAALHGRHMDLNYSREDFVNTNINGTLNLLNACVANGVSKFLFTSSTSIYGKSLVDDKQAVWVDENLALQPRDIYDITKQTCEELCREFFEKEGIQAMVYRVGRFLPEPDNLKLNHRLYRGLDERDGAEALRLALDHNFEQFEVFNVSSGSPFHKEDLIELKHNAPSVIAKYYPEALELYKKNNWKLPESIDRVYRCDKGRHVLNYQPKYTFEYLLNEHIKR, from the coding sequence ATGAAAATACTAGTCACAGGTTCTTCCGGTAAATTAGGAAGTGTAACCGTTAAACTTTTAAGAGATTTTGGTCATAAGGTTATTGGTGCAGACATTGCGGATAGTGAAACGAGACACGTCATTACGGATGTAAAAAATAGAAGCCAGGTATTCGAAATTACACAGGGTGTGGATGCAGTTATACATACAGCAGCTTTGCATGGTAGACACATGGACTTGAATTACTCCAGGGAAGATTTTGTTAACACAAATATCAATGGAACGTTGAATCTACTAAACGCTTGTGTAGCTAATGGCGTAAGCAAATTTTTGTTCACAAGTAGCACATCCATATATGGTAAGTCTTTGGTTGATGATAAGCAGGCCGTATGGGTGGACGAAAATTTAGCATTACAGCCAAGAGATATTTACGATATCACTAAACAAACATGCGAAGAACTATGTCGCGAGTTTTTCGAAAAGGAGGGGATACAGGCGATGGTGTACCGTGTCGGTCGTTTTCTTCCTGAACCGGATAACTTAAAGTTGAATCATCGGCTTTACCGAGGTCTTGATGAACGGGATGGAGCCGAGGCATTAAGATTGGCTTTAGATCACAACTTTGAGCAGTTTGAGGTTTTTAATGTTTCCAGCGGATCACCTTTTCATAAAGAAGATTTGATTGAATTAAAACATAACGCTCCAAGTGTAATAGCTAAATATTACCCAGAGGCATTGGAGCTATATAAGAAAAATAACTGGAAGTTACCGGAAAGTATTGATAGGGTATACCGTTGTGATAAAGGTAGGCACGTATTGAACTACCAGCCTAAATATACTTTTGAATATCTTCTAAATGAACATATAAAGCGTTGA
- a CDS encoding nucleotidyltransferase domain-containing protein yields the protein MTYEQLKQQKELILLDCISGSTAYNLNVAGSDVDKKGIFIMPQKQLYGFERQDQIANITNDEVYFEIGRFLELLAKNNPNILELLNTPKEHVLFRHPLMNLIKPADFLSKLCLDTFAGYAQTQIRKARGLNKKINKPLDAERKSILDFCFVIYNNGSIPLKEWLKEYGFGQDECGLVNIDHFRNVYLLYHQKQLVEGRFKGIISGSDADDVQLSSVPKGVENIAIINFNKDSYSIYCREYKEYMEWEEKRNEQRYQSTLSHGKSYDAKNMMHTFRLLSMAEEIALYQQVIVKREDRDFLLKIRNGEFEFDYLLRLVEEKMEHIKVAYAKSTLPDKPDIYRAESLSIQIREKFYDSWS from the coding sequence ATGACCTACGAACAGCTAAAACAGCAAAAAGAATTAATTCTACTGGATTGCATTAGCGGAAGCACGGCTTACAACCTGAATGTGGCTGGTTCTGACGTGGACAAGAAAGGCATTTTCATCATGCCTCAAAAACAGCTATATGGCTTTGAGCGGCAAGATCAGATAGCTAATATAACCAACGATGAGGTTTATTTTGAGATAGGCCGTTTCCTTGAATTATTAGCTAAGAACAATCCCAACATATTGGAACTGTTAAACACGCCAAAAGAGCATGTATTATTTCGTCACCCATTAATGAATCTAATCAAACCGGCAGATTTTCTTTCTAAACTTTGCCTGGATACTTTTGCCGGTTATGCACAAACACAGATCAGGAAAGCACGCGGTCTAAATAAAAAAATCAATAAGCCATTAGATGCTGAACGTAAATCAATATTGGATTTCTGCTTTGTGATCTATAACAATGGCAGTATCCCATTAAAGGAATGGCTGAAAGAATATGGTTTTGGTCAGGATGAATGTGGGCTGGTAAACATAGATCACTTCAGGAATGTGTATTTGCTATATCATCAAAAACAATTAGTGGAGGGAAGATTCAAAGGAATTATATCAGGCTCCGATGCCGATGATGTGCAGTTAAGCTCTGTTCCTAAAGGTGTAGAAAATATAGCCATTATTAACTTTAATAAGGATAGTTATTCCATCTATTGCCGGGAATACAAGGAGTATATGGAATGGGAGGAAAAGCGGAACGAGCAGCGATATCAAAGCACGCTATCACATGGCAAAAGTTATGATGCTAAGAATATGATGCACACTTTCCGGCTTTTAAGCATGGCCGAAGAAATTGCGTTGTATCAACAGGTGATCGTTAAACGCGAAGACCGTGATTTTCTGTTAAAAATCCGTAATGGTGAGTTTGAATTTGACTACCTATTGCGATTGGTTGAAGAAAAGATGGAACATATAAAAGTAGCCTATGCTAAATCTACTTTGCCTGATAAGCCCGATATTTATAGAGCTGAAAGTTTGTCGATTCAGATTCGAGAAAAATTCTATGATTCTTGGAGTTAG
- a CDS encoding nucleotidyltransferase domain-containing protein, which yields MNETILQKLVELEQNENIKILYACESGSRAWGFASPDSDFDVRFIYIRPLNDYLDIIDLPDNVGLPVNEVLDISGWDIKKALKLFLKSNSTLYEWLQSPIVYQGDSSFADDLLKLMPEYFSLRAGANHYLSMAHNTLRDDLQTKQVKLKRYFYALRPTLACLWIVERQTVPPMEFEHLRSMINDITVQNAIDELLERKKSADEKALITSFPLLNQWLSDTLDLCKERIPMLPSEKKYPNELNNIFRKYIQP from the coding sequence ATGAACGAGACTATCCTCCAAAAACTGGTCGAACTTGAGCAGAATGAAAATATAAAAATACTGTACGCCTGCGAATCAGGCAGTCGGGCCTGGGGCTTTGCTTCTCCCGATAGCGATTTTGATGTGCGCTTTATATATATCCGACCGTTAAACGATTACCTGGACATAATAGACCTGCCAGACAATGTGGGATTACCTGTAAACGAGGTACTGGATATTAGTGGTTGGGACATCAAAAAAGCATTAAAGCTATTCCTGAAATCAAACAGCACATTGTACGAATGGTTGCAATCTCCAATTGTATATCAAGGAGATTCTTCTTTCGCCGATGATCTGCTTAAGTTGATGCCAGAATACTTTTCATTACGTGCTGGCGCTAACCATTACCTATCAATGGCACACAATACGCTTCGGGATGATTTGCAAACCAAGCAAGTTAAATTGAAACGTTACTTCTATGCACTACGCCCAACATTGGCTTGCTTGTGGATCGTTGAGAGGCAAACTGTTCCGCCTATGGAATTTGAGCATTTAAGGAGTATGATAAACGATATTACTGTTCAAAATGCTATAGATGAATTGCTGGAAAGGAAAAAGTCAGCCGATGAAAAAGCTTTGATAACCTCTTTTCCTCTACTTAACCAATGGCTAAGTGATACACTCGACTTGTGCAAAGAGCGTATACCTATGCTGCCCTCCGAAAAGAAGTACCCGAATGAATTGAATAACATCTTTAGAAAGTATATCCAGCCATGA